GAAGCCACGGTTCTGGTTTTCACCGTCATGCCGGTTCTATAGGGATGAGATCCACTCCTGGACGATGTTTCCCTGGAAGTAAACGGCCTAGCCATATGGGGGCTGTTAACGTGACAGTGAAAAATTTAGAAGTGGTAAAAGTAGATTTAGAAAAAAAAGTATTGCTAGTGAAAGGGGCAGTTCCCGGTCCAAGAGGCTCTTTGGTTGTTGTAAGACGTTCCTCAAGGGCAAAAGGGTAATATAGAAGAGGTCCTAATGGTTTTATTATCAAAGTTTGATTTTTTTGGGAATAAGGCGGGAGAGGTAGAGCTACCAGACTCCTTTTTTGCTCAGGAAGGAAGTGGACTTCAACTAGTGAAGGACTATCTTGTGGCAATTCGCGCGAATAAACGACAGTGGTCTGCATGTACGAGAAATCGTTCAGAAGTTAGCCATTCTACTAAAAAACCTTTCAGACAGAAAGGAACAGGAAATGCCCGTCAAGGGTGTTTAGCTTCTCCTCAGTTTCGTGGAGGGGGTATCGTTTTCGGGCCTAAGCCAAAGTTTGATCAACACGTTCGCATTAACCGTAAAGAGAAGAGAGCCGCTATTCGCTTGCTAATTTCTCAAAAAATTCAAACCAATCGTTTGATTGTTGCGGATGACAGTGTGTTCACAAGCAGTTTAACTGCTCCAAAAACAAAAGAAGCTTTAAGATTTTTAAAAGATTGTAATGTTGAGTGCCGTGGAGTGCTTTTCATTGATGATCTCAAGCACTCTGCAAGCAACGAAAGCTTGAGAATGAGTTTGCGTAATTTGCCTGCTGTGCGTGGCTTTACTTATAGCATGAACGTCAATGGATACGACCTAGCTTCTGCTCGCAATATAGTAATTTCTGAAAAGGCCTTGAGTGAACTCGCCGGGCATCTTATTTCTGGAACGAAAGATTAAAAGGAAAATTTAGGATATGAAAGATCCTTACGATGTAATCAAACGGCATTATGTGACTGAAAAGGCGAAAACCTTAGAAGGTTTAAGTCTTGGGAACGGTGAGGGTAAAAAGAAAGGTAGTTTTTGTAAGCATCCAAAATATACATTTGTTGTAGCTTGTGATGCCACAAAGCCTTTAATTGCTCAAGCTTTAGAAGCTATTTATGCAGATAAAAAAGTAAAAGTTAAAAGTGTAAACACGATATGTGTGAAGCCTCAGCCAGCCCGAATGTTTCGTGGGAAACGAAAAGGAAAGACTGCAGGATTTAAGAAGGCAGTTGTGACCTTCTATGAAGGCCATTCTATCGGGTAATCTATTTGAGGGAAGAAAAACATGTTTAAAAAGTTTAAGCCAGTAACTCCAGGGACTAGACAGTTGGTTCTTCCGGCTTTTGACGAGTTAACCACTAAGGGAGATTTACAAGAGAAAAGACGTCCCAGAAGCGGTTTCCGAGGTAGAGACGGCTTTCAGAGTCGAGGCAGAGAAGGCTTCCAAGGTAGAGAAGGTCGAGGAAGTCGAGAAGGCCGAGAAGGTCGAGAAGGTTTTCAACCTCGGGGTAGAGCAGGCGCCCAATCTCGCGATAGAGAAGACTCTCCAGTTAGAGATAGAGGATCTAGACAAAGTCTTCGACCGAATAAGAAGCTTTCTTTCTTCAAGAAAAGTTCTGGTGGTCGTGATAACTTAGGTCATATTTCTTGCCGTCATCGCGGTGGGGGTGCTAAACGTTTATATAGAATTGTTGACTTTAAGCGTAATAAAGATGGTATTGAAGCAAAAGTTGTTTCTGTTGAATACGATCCAAATCGTTCAGCATATATCGCTTTATTAAGCTACGCTGATGGAGAAAAACGTTATATACTTGCTCCAAAAGGCATCAAAAGAGGAGACGAAGTGATCTCTGGAGAAGGCAGCCCTTTCAAAGTAGGCTGTTGCATGACCTTAAAAAGTATGCCCCTGGGGTTGTCCGTTCATAATATTGAAATGCGTCCATTTTCCGGAGGGAAATTAGTTAGATCAGCAGGTTTAGCTGCTCAGATCATAGCTAAAAGCTCAGGATATGTTACATTAAAAATGCCTTCAGGCGAATTTCGTATGATCAATGAAGGTTGTAGAGCTACTATCGGAGAAGTCTCTAACTCAGATCACAATTTGTGTGTTGATGGCAAGGCAGGAAGAAAGCGATGGAAAGGCATTCGTCCAACAGTTCGTGGTACTGCTATGAATCCAGTAGACCATCCTCATGGAGGTGGTGAAGGCCGTCATAATGGTTATATCCCACGCACGCCTTGGGGCAAAGTCACGAAAGGATTAAAAACTCGTGATAAGCGTAAGAGTAATAAGTGGATAGTTAAAGATCGTAGGAAATAGGGATTATGAGTAGATCGTTAAGAAAGGGTCCTTTTGTTGATCACCACCTGATAAAAAAAGTACGCGCTATGAACTTAGAGGAGAAGAAATCTCCAATTAAAACTTGGTCTCGTCGTTCTATGATTACTCCTGAAATGATCGGCCATACATTTGAAGTTCATAATGGGAAAAAGTTTCTAACAGTTTTTGTTTCAGAAACTATGGTAGGTCACAAATTGGGAGAGTTTTCTCCAACAAGGATATTTAAAAGTCATCCCGTGAAAAAAGGGTAAGTCTAAAGGAGACGTGTCATGTTTAAAGCGACCGCCCGCTACATACGGGTTCAGCCTCGCAAAGCTCGACTGGCCGCCGGGCTTATGAGAAATTTAAGTGTTATGGAAGCACAGCAGCAGTTGAGTTTTTCTCAGCTAAAAGCCGGAAGATGTTTAAAAAAGGTTTTAGACAGTGCTGTAGCTAATGCTGAGCTCAACGAAAATGTAAAACGTGAAAAATTAAGCGTTATAGAAGTTAGAGTTGATGCAGGCCCTGTACATAAGCGAGCTAAATCGAAAAGCCGGGGAGGACGATCCCCAATTTTAAAACGCACCAGCCACTTAACTGTTATTGTTGGTGAGAAGGAGCGGTAGGAGAAGTTATGGGTCAGAAAGGATGTCCAATCGGTTTTCGTACAGGAGTTACTAAAAAATGGCGCTCTCTATGGTACGGGAATAAACAAGAATTCGGAAAATTTCTTATCGAAGATGTTAGAATTCGAGAATTTTTAAGAAAAAAACCCTCTTGCCAAGGCGCTGCTGGATTCGTTGTAAGACGTATGAGCGGTAAAATTGAAGTTACTATTCACACAGCTCGTCCAGGATTGGTTATCGGTAAAAAAGGTGCTGAGGTAGATCTTTTAAAAGAAGAACTACGAAAGCTAACCGGTAAAGAGGTCTGGGTAGAAATTGCAGAAATTAAACGCCCTGAATTGAATGCGAAGTTAGTCGCAGACAGTATTGCTAAACAAATTGAACGTCGTGTTTCCTTTAGACGTGCCATGAAAAAAGCCATGCAATCTGTTATGGACGGCGGTGCTATCGGTGTGAAAATCCAAGTTTCTGGAAGACTAGCAGGAGCTGAAATTGCTCGTTCCGAATGGTACAAAAATGGTCGTGTTCCTCTGCACACATTAAGAGCTGATATTGATTACGCCACAGCATCTGCAGAGACCACTTATGGAATTATCGGCGTAAAAGTCTGGATTAATCTTGGGGAAAAAACCTCTACAGCTAACAGTAACGCGAGTGCTCAGGCTCCTGCAGCACAATAGTTGTAAATAAGGGTGTGTGAATTATTATGTTGATGCCTAAACGAACAAAATTTCGCAAACAGCAAAAAGGTCAATTTGCTGGCCTAAGCAAGGGGGCTACTTTTGTTGACTTTGGCGAATTTGGAATGCAGACCTTGGAAAGGGGTTGGGTTACTAGCCGCCAAATAGAAGCTTGCAGGGTTGCTATCAATAGATATTTAAAACGTAAAGGGAAAGTTTGGATTCGCATTTTCCCAGATAAGAGTGTCACCAAAAAGCCTGCAGAAACTCGTATGGGTAAAGGTAAGGGAGCTCCTGATCATTGGGTAGCAGTAGTACGTCCAGGAAGAATTCTTTTTGAAGTAGCTAATGTTTCCAGAGAAGATGCTCAAGACGCTTTAAGAAGAGCTGCTGCAAAATTAGGTATAAAAACGCGTTTTGTTAAGCGGGTCGAAAGGGTATAAATCATGGCAGAAAATAAAAAGTTATTAGCCGAGCTTAGAAGCAAGAGCGAAGCTGATTTAGATGTACTTATCCACGAGAATAAAAAAGCTCTTTTTAATCTAAGAGCAGAAGTGGCTTTACAAAATAAAGCTGCGAAAACCCATTTGTTCTCCATGTACAAAAAAAATATTGCTCGATGCATGACGGTAAAACAAGAAAAAAAGGAAAGAGTCAATGGCTAGTGAACTAAGAGGCCTTAGGAAAACCAAGATTGGTGTTGTTGTCTCTTCAAAAATGGAAAAAACCGTAGTTGTTCGAGTAGAAAGAATTTACTCTCATGCTCAATACGCTAAAGTTGTTAGAGACTCTAAAAAGTACTATGCGCATAATGATTTAGATCTTTCAGAAGGCGATAAAGTTAAAATTCAAGAAACACGACCTATATCTAAATTGAAAAGATGGCGTGTTGTCGAACGTATAAGTTAGTGTAGTAGAAGCAACATTGGGTAGATGCAGTCATGATTCAGCAAGAAAGTCAGTTAAAAGTTGCCGATAATACTGGGGCTAAAAAAGTAAAGTGTTTTAAAGTTTTAGGCGGATCTCGCAGACGTTACGCTACAGTGGGTGATATCATTGTATGCTCCGTTAGAGATGTAGAGCCTGATAGCTCTATAAAAAAGGGCGACGTGGTTAAGGCCGTAATTGTTAGAACGCGTCGAGATATTCTTAGAAAAGATGGTTCTACTTTAAGATTCGATACCAATAGCTGTGTAATTATCGATGAAAAAGGAAATCCCAAAGGAACACGAATTTTTGGCCCAATAGCTCGAGAAATTCGAGATCGTGGCTTCGTTAAAATTAGTTCTTTGGCTCCTGAGGTGATTTAAGGATAAGAAAAGATATGAAGAGACGTAGTGTTTGTGTTGGCGACACTGTATATGTAATAGCCGGAAATGACAGGGGAAAACAAGGAAAGGTGTTATCTTGTCTTTGGGAAAAAAATAAAGTAGTCGTTGAAGGAATCAACGTTCGAACAAAGAACATCAAACGCAATCAAGAAAACCCTAAGGGTAAAAGGATTAGCATCGAAGCGCCGATACACGTTTCTAACGTTCGTTTAAGTATAAACGGGGCTCCTGCAAAACTTTCCGTTAAGGTTACTGAAAACGGAAGAGAGTTGTGGAACAAGTCCTCTGATGGCACTTCTACGTTGTATCGTTTGGTGAAAGGTAAAAAAGGTTAATATGAGCAGGCTAAAAAAACTCTATACTGAAGAGATCCGGAAGGCTCTCCAAGAAAAGTTTAATTACGATAATACCATGCAAATTCCTGTTCTTAAAAAAGTTGTACTAAGCATGGGACTTGCTGAAGCTGCTAAAGATAAAAACCTTTTCCAGGCGCATCTAGAAGAACTCTCTATGATCTCTGGACAAAAGCCTTTGGTAACTAAAGCAAGAAATTCTATTGCTGGGTTTAAGCTTCGTGAAGGACAAGGCATAGGAGCTAAAGTAACGCTACGTGGCGTACGCATGTACGATTTTATGGATCGTTTTTGCAATATAGTCTCTCCCAGAATTCGTGACTTTCGTGGATTCTCGAATAAAGGAGACGGACGTGGATGCTATTCTTTGGGGTTGGAAGACCAACAAATTTTCCCTGAAGTAAATTTAGATCGCGTTAAGAGAACTCAGGGAATGAATATTACTTGGGTAACTACAGCACAAACAGATGTTGAATGTACCACTCTTTTAGAGTTGATGGGTTTGCGCTTTAAGAAGACACAATAAGGGAGATATAAGATCAGTATGGGCATGACAAGTGATACTATTGCCGATTTGTTAACGCGGATCCGAAATGCTTTAAAGGCAGAACACCTGTATGTGGATTTAGAACACAGCAAAATGCGTGAATCAATCGTAAGAATCCTCAAACAAAATGGATTTGTGGCTCACTACTTAGTAAAAGAAGAAAATCGCAAAAGAACAATGCGTATTTTTTTACAGTATAGTAATGACCGTAGACCTGCAATACGCCAGTTAAAACGGGTTTCTAAACCTTCTAGAAGGGTTTATGTATCTGCAACAAAAATCCCTTATGTATTTGGGAATATGGGTATTTCAGTTCTTTCTACCTCTCAAGGGGTTTTGGAAGGATCAACAGCCAGAGCTAAAAATATTGGTGGCGAACTACTCTGTTTAGTTTGGTAACAGGATAAAAGAATTTATAGGACGGTAAGGAATGTCTCGTAAAGCTCGAGACCCTATTGTGCTCCCTCAAGGAGTAGAGGTCTCCATTCAAAATGATGAAATCTTAGTAAAAGGTCCTAAGGGCTCATTAAAACAACAATTGGCTCCAGAAGTAGTTGTCGACATTAAAGATAAAGAAATTTTTGTCTTCGCAGCTCCTCATGTTGTTGATAGACCAAGCTGCATGCAAGGTTTGTTTTGGGCATTAATTTCTAATATGGTTCAAGGCGTCCATAAGGGATTTGAGAAACGTTTAGAAATGATTGGTGTTGGTTTTAGAGCAGCTGTTCAAGGATCAGTACTAGACCTATCTATTGGGGTTTCTCATCCTACGAAAATTCCTATTCCTCCAGAAATACAAGTCACCGTTGAGAAAAATACGCTGATTTCCGTGAAAGGAATCAATAAGCAGCTTGTTGGAGAATTTGCTGCTAATATTCGCGCTAAACGTCGTCCTGAGCCCTACAAAGGTAAGGGTATCCGCTATGAAAACGAGTATGTCCGTCGTAAGGCTGGAAAAGCGGCAAAAACAGGTAAAAAATAGTTAGTAAGGCAGAGTTAAGTTATGGAAAGTTCGTTGTTTAAGAAGTCTGAAAAGAAAGTGCGCAGGGCTTTAAGAGTGCGTAAAGTCTTAAGAGGCTCTGCTTCGAAGCCTCGGTTGTCTGTTGTAAAGACTAACAAGCATATTTATGTACAATTAATTGATGATTCTATCGGCAAAACCCTGGCTTCCGTCTCAACTATGGCGAAATCAAGTAAAGTTTCCGGATTAACAAAAAAAAATCAGGACGTAGCAAAGGTGCTAGGAGCTAAGATTGCTGAATTAGGAAAAAACCTTCAGGTAGATCGAGTTGTTTTCGATCGAGGCCCATTCAAATATCATGGAGTTGTTGCCATGGTTGCAGATGGTGCTAGAGAGGGTGGATTACAGTTTTAATGAAGGTTTAAAGAGATGACGTTATCAAAGAATTCTCATAAGGAAGATCAGCTAGAGGAGAAGGTTCTTGTTGTCAATCGCTGTTCAAAAGTTGTCAAGGGCGGTCGTAAGTTCAGTTTTTCCGCGCTTATTTTGGTGGGTGACGGTAAGGGACGTTTGGGCTACGGTTTTGCCAAGGCTAACGAGTTAACAGATGCTATCCGCAAAGGTGGAGAAGCTGCAAGAAAAAATTTAATCAGTATTGAATCTTTAGAAAATGGTTCTATTCCTCATGAAGTTCTTGTTGATCAGGATGGAGCTCAGTTGCTTTTAAAGCCTGCTAAACCAGGAACTGGGATTGTTGCAGGTTCTCGTATTCGTTTGATTTTAGAAATGGCTGGAGTTAAAAATATTGTTGCTAAAAGCTTAGGTTCAAATAATCCTATGAACCAAGTTAAAGCTGCCTTCAAAGCTCTTCAAGAGATTACCAGCAGAAAAGATGTTTTAAAGAGGAGAGCAGTAGCACATGATTAAATTAGAATCGTTACAAGATCCTTCACCGCGTAAGCGAAGAACAAAATTATTAGGACGAGGTCCTTCTTCAGGTCACGGTAAAACTAGTTGCCGAGGACATAAAGGGGATGGAAGCCGCTCTGGTTACAAGCGTCGTTTTGGTTATGAAGGGGGCGGAGTTCCTCTTTACAGAAGAGTGCCTACTCGAGGGTTTTCTCATGCGCGTTTTGACAAGTGTGTTGAAGAAATCACCACACAACGTTTGAATGTACTCTTCGAAAGCGGAGAAGAGATTACTTTAGATGCTTTAAAGCATAAAAAAGCCATAGATAAGCACGCTGTTAAAGTGAAAGTGATTCTTAAAGGCGATTTAGAAAAAAAGTTTATCTGGAATGACTCTAAAGTAGTACTTTCTCAAGGAGTACAAAACCTTATTGGTGTTGCTTAAAGGTAAAAATTTCGGGCCTGACTATGACCACTTTACGACAGATTTTTTCGATTGCTGAGTTAAGGCAAAAGTTGTTTTTTACATTTGCTTTACTTGCGGCCTGCAGAGTTGGCGTGTTTATTCCTGTTCCTGGAATTGATGGAGAACGCGCCGTCGCTTATTTTAAACAGTTATTAGGTTCTAGTCAGAATTTATTCCAATTGGCGGATATTTTTTCTGGTGGAGCTTTTGCTCAGATGACAGTGATAGCTCTAGGCGTTGTCCCGTACATCTCAGCATCCATTATAGTACAACTTCTCCTAGTATTTATGCCCTCCATCCAGAGGGAAATGCGAGAAAGTCCTGATCAGGGAAAAAGAAAGATTGGAAGACTAACTCGTTTATTTACAGTTGGACTAGCAGTGATTCAGTCTCTGCTATTTGCGAAGTTTGCTTTAAAAATGAACATGTCAATTCCCGGCATTGTTCTACCAACTTTGTTATCATCCAAGTTATTTGGAGCTCCTTGGATATTCTACATGACAACAGTCATCGTGATGACGACTGGAACATTATTACTCATGTGGATAGGAGAACAGATTTCTGATAAGGGTATTGGTAATGGCGTAAGCTTAATTATCAGTCTTGGAATTTTAGCTTCTTTCCCCTCCGTATTGGGGTCTATAGTTAATAAGTTAAACCTTGGTTCCCAAGATCCTTCTCAACTAGGTCTAGTTTCTCTATTAGTGTTGTGCGGTGTTTTTATATTTGTTCTCGTTACAACAATTTTGATCATAGAAGGAGTAAGAAAAATTCCCGTGCAGTATGCACGTAGAGTGATCGGTAGGAGGGAAATCCCTGGAGGGGGTTCCTATTTGCCGTTAAAGGTGAACTACGCAGGCGTTATACCTGTTATTTTTGCTTCGTCCTTGCTAATGTTCCCCGCGACTATAGGACAGTTTATGTCCTCGGATTCCTCGTGGCTTAAGCAAATTGCAATTATGTTATCCCCAGGCAGCTGGGTATATTCCTTATGCTATGTTTTGCTTATAATATTCTTTACCTATTTCTGGACAGCAACTCAGTTTCACCCTGAGCAAATTGCTTCTGAAATGAAAAAGAATAACGCCTTTATTCCAGGAATTCGACAAGGCAAGCCTACACAAACATATTTAGAATACACTATGAACCGTGTTACTTTGTTGGGTGCGGTTTTCTTAGCTGTCATTGCCATTTTGCCATCTATATTAGGAAGAGTTCTTCGAGTAGATGCAAATGTAAGTTATTTTTTAGGTGGTACAGCAATGTTGATCGTAGTTGGTGTGGTTTTAGATACGATGAAACAAGTGGATGCCTTTTTGCTTATGCGTAGGTACGATAGTTTTTTGAAAACAGATCGTTCCAAAGGAAGGCATTGAAAAATAACAATTTTTGACCTAAGATGCTTATACTACTTTAAGGGAGGCCCTACGTATGCCACGCATCATTGGAATTGATATTCCTGCGAAGAAAAAATTAAAAATAAGTCTTACATATATTTATGGGATAGGGTCAGCTCTTTCTGATAAGATTATTGCGCAATTGCAATTAAATCCTGATGCCAGGGCTGCTGAATTAACAGAGGAAGAAATTGGCCGACTTAATTCTCTCCTACAAACAGAATATGTTGTTGAAGGGGACTTGCGACGTCGTGTGCAGTCAGATATTAAAAGGCTGATTTCTATACATGCTTATCGTGGGCAAAGACATCGTCTTTCATTGCCTGTACGAGGACAGAGAACAAAAACAAATTCTCGCACACGTAAAGGTAAGCGTAAAACAGTTGCTGGTAAGAAGAAATAATTTTTTTAGGAGAACGTGTTTTGGTTAAGCATCAAACGCAGAAAAAAGGCGTAAAAAGAAAACAATTAAAGAATGTTCCATCAGGCGTTGTTCATGTTAAGGCTACCTTCAATAATACGATTGTGTCCATAACGGACCCTGCAGGGAACACCATTTCTTGGGCCTCAGCGGGAAAAGTTGGGTATTCCGGGTCTCGTAAGTCATCCGCATTCGCTGCAACGGTGGCTGCGCAAGATGCTGCAAAAATTGCCATGAATTCAGGCCTTAAAGAAGTTGAAGTATGTTTAAAAGGCACCGGAGCTGGCAGGGAATCTGCAGTCCGCGCTCTCATAGCCTCTGGTTTAGTTGTTTCTGTCATCCGTGACGAAACTCCTGTTCCTCATAATGGTTGTCGGCCAAGAAAAAGGCGCAGAGTGTAGTTTTAGGGAAGGAGAAAGGGATGTCGGATAATTCACAAAATTTACTTTACGATAAATTTGAATTGCCAGAGTCAGTCAAGATAATGGCTGTAGAAGGCGGCGGGGGAACGATTGATAAGCAGGCTCGTTTTGTGGCTGAGCCTCTTGAAAGAGGTATGGGCCATACCCTAGGTAATGCTTTGAGAAGAGCGTTGCTGATTGGTTTAGAGGCTCCTGCTATTATTTCTTTCTCTATGACTGGAGTTCTGCATGAGTATATGGCTCTTGAAGGAGTCGTTGAAGATGTAACGAATATAGTTCTGAATTTGAAAGGTGCTTTGTTAAAGAAATATCCTTTCCAAGATAGCGACGAAGGGCGCTGCACTCAGTTAGTAAGAGCTACTATTTCTATAGACGCTTCTGATTTGGCTGCTGCCGGAGGGCAAAAGGTTATAACATTAGCTGATCTGTTGCAGGAAGGAGGGTTTGAATCAGTAAACCCTGACCACGCGATTTTTACTGTAACGCAGCCTATGAATCTTGAAGTCGCTTTAAGAATAGCTTTTGGTAGAGGGTATTCTACCTCTGAAAGAATAGTTCTTGAAGATAAAGGCGTGAACGAGATTGTTTTGGACGCCGCTTTTTCACCAGTAGTTCTAGTTAACTACTTTGTAGAAGATACTCGAGTTGGTCAAGATACAGATTTCGATCGTTTGATTTTATATGTAGAAACGGATGGCAGAGTATCTCCTAAAGAGGCTTTAGCTTTTTCTACACAAATCTTAACTAAGCATTTCTCCATTTTTGAAAAAATGGATGAAAAGAAAATCGTCTTTGAAGAGGCTGTTTCTATTGAGAAAGAGAATAAAGACGATATTCTTCATAAGCTTGTCTTAGGTATTAACGAGATCGAATTGTCCGTAAGATCCACAAATTGTTTGTCTAATGCAAACATTGAAACCATTGGCGAGTTGGTAATTATGCCAGAACCTCGCTTGCTACAGTTCAGAAACTTTGGTAAAAAGTCTCTTTGCGAGATTAAGAACAAGTTGAAAGAAATGAAGCTTGAATTGGGCATGGATCTCAGTCAGTTCGGCGTTGGTCTAGACAATGTAAAAGAAAAAATGAAGTGGTATGCCGAGAAAATTCGGTCTAAAAACGTCAAGGGATAATTAAGTATATGCAACACGCTAGAAAGAAATTTAGAGTTGGTCGTACTTCTGCGCATAATCGTTGTATGTTAGCTAACATGTTAAAATCTTTGATTCATGAAGGAAGGATCGAGACTACTTTGCCTAAAGCAAAGGAGCTACGTCGTCATGCAGATAAGATGGTTACATTAGCTAAAAAAAATACATTGGCAGCAAAGCGTCTAGCTGTTGCTAGGCTTATGGTGAGATACAATAAATTGACAAGCAAAGAGGCTCGTCAAGCTAAGAGTGGTGATTTATCTTCTTACAACGTCGATCGTACGGTTGTTAATAAACTATTTGATGAATTAGGCACTCGTTTTGTCTCTAGAAATGGCGGTTATACACGTATTTTGAAATTGCAAAATAGAGTTGGTGATAATGCACGAAAGTGTATTATAGAGTTTTTAGCCAACTAGGCTATTTTTGCGAACACTGACTACTAGGGATTAGCGATGAAGGTTGTAATTAACGGTTTTGGACGTATTGGAAGGTTTGTTTTAAGACAAATTGTCAAAAAAAACTCTTCCGTTGAAGTCGTAGCTGTTAACGATCTTGTCGATGGAGAAGCCCTAACGTATTTATTCCAGTACGACTCTACTCATGGGCGTTTTCAAGGGGATGTTTCTTATCAAGACGGCCATTTAGTCATAGGTAATCGCAAAATCAAACTTCTAGCTGAACGTGACGTTCAAAAGCTTCCCTGGAAAGAATTAGGCGTTGACATTGTCATCGAAAGTACAGGGTTATTTACCAAAAGAGAAGACGCTGCTAAGCATCTTGATTGTGGGGCTAAACGGGTTATTATTACCGCTCCTGCTAAAGGAGAAGTCCCAACTTTTGTCATGGGGGTTAATGAAAACCAATTTAATCCTGAAAAAGATGTAATTATTTCTAACGCCTCCTGCACTACAAACTGTCTTGCTCCTCTTGCTAAAGTTTTATTAGATAACTTTGGTATAGAAGAAGGCTTAATGACAACCGTTCATGCTGCTACTGCTACTCAAAGCGTTGTAGATGGTCCCTCCAAGAA
This window of the Chlamydia sp. BM-2023 genome carries:
- the rplX gene encoding 50S ribosomal protein L24, with protein sequence MKRRSVCVGDTVYVIAGNDRGKQGKVLSCLWEKNKVVVEGINVRTKNIKRNQENPKGKRISIEAPIHVSNVRLSINGAPAKLSVKVTENGRELWNKSSDGTSTLYRLVKGKKG
- the rplV gene encoding 50S ribosomal protein L22 — protein: MFKATARYIRVQPRKARLAAGLMRNLSVMEAQQQLSFSQLKAGRCLKKVLDSAVANAELNENVKREKLSVIEVRVDAGPVHKRAKSKSRGGRSPILKRTSHLTVIVGEKER
- a CDS encoding 50S ribosomal protein L23; its protein translation is MKDPYDVIKRHYVTEKAKTLEGLSLGNGEGKKKGSFCKHPKYTFVVACDATKPLIAQALEAIYADKKVKVKSVNTICVKPQPARMFRGKRKGKTAGFKKAVVTFYEGHSIG
- the rplF gene encoding 50S ribosomal protein L6, whose translation is MSRKARDPIVLPQGVEVSIQNDEILVKGPKGSLKQQLAPEVVVDIKDKEIFVFAAPHVVDRPSCMQGLFWALISNMVQGVHKGFEKRLEMIGVGFRAAVQGSVLDLSIGVSHPTKIPIPPEIQVTVEKNTLISVKGINKQLVGEFAANIRAKRRPEPYKGKGIRYENEYVRRKAGKAAKTGKK
- the rplB gene encoding 50S ribosomal protein L2 produces the protein MFKKFKPVTPGTRQLVLPAFDELTTKGDLQEKRRPRSGFRGRDGFQSRGREGFQGREGRGSREGREGREGFQPRGRAGAQSRDREDSPVRDRGSRQSLRPNKKLSFFKKSSGGRDNLGHISCRHRGGGAKRLYRIVDFKRNKDGIEAKVVSVEYDPNRSAYIALLSYADGEKRYILAPKGIKRGDEVISGEGSPFKVGCCMTLKSMPLGLSVHNIEMRPFSGGKLVRSAGLAAQIIAKSSGYVTLKMPSGEFRMINEGCRATIGEVSNSDHNLCVDGKAGRKRWKGIRPTVRGTAMNPVDHPHGGGEGRHNGYIPRTPWGKVTKGLKTRDKRKSNKWIVKDRRK
- the rpsS gene encoding 30S ribosomal protein S19, which codes for MSRSLRKGPFVDHHLIKKVRAMNLEEKKSPIKTWSRRSMITPEMIGHTFEVHNGKKFLTVFVSETMVGHKLGEFSPTRIFKSHPVKKG
- the rplR gene encoding 50S ribosomal protein L18 produces the protein MESSLFKKSEKKVRRALRVRKVLRGSASKPRLSVVKTNKHIYVQLIDDSIGKTLASVSTMAKSSKVSGLTKKNQDVAKVLGAKIAELGKNLQVDRVVFDRGPFKYHGVVAMVADGAREGGLQF
- the rplN gene encoding 50S ribosomal protein L14, which encodes MIQQESQLKVADNTGAKKVKCFKVLGGSRRRYATVGDIIVCSVRDVEPDSSIKKGDVVKAVIVRTRRDILRKDGSTLRFDTNSCVIIDEKGNPKGTRIFGPIAREIRDRGFVKISSLAPEVI
- the rpsC gene encoding 30S ribosomal protein S3; protein product: MGQKGCPIGFRTGVTKKWRSLWYGNKQEFGKFLIEDVRIREFLRKKPSCQGAAGFVVRRMSGKIEVTIHTARPGLVIGKKGAEVDLLKEELRKLTGKEVWVEIAEIKRPELNAKLVADSIAKQIERRVSFRRAMKKAMQSVMDGGAIGVKIQVSGRLAGAEIARSEWYKNGRVPLHTLRADIDYATASAETTYGIIGVKVWINLGEKTSTANSNASAQAPAAQ
- the rpsQ gene encoding 30S ribosomal protein S17, with product MASELRGLRKTKIGVVVSSKMEKTVVVRVERIYSHAQYAKVVRDSKKYYAHNDLDLSEGDKVKIQETRPISKLKRWRVVERIS
- the rpmC gene encoding 50S ribosomal protein L29, whose product is MAENKKLLAELRSKSEADLDVLIHENKKALFNLRAEVALQNKAAKTHLFSMYKKNIARCMTVKQEKKERVNG
- the rplD gene encoding 50S ribosomal protein L4, whose product is MVLLSKFDFFGNKAGEVELPDSFFAQEGSGLQLVKDYLVAIRANKRQWSACTRNRSEVSHSTKKPFRQKGTGNARQGCLASPQFRGGGIVFGPKPKFDQHVRINRKEKRAAIRLLISQKIQTNRLIVADDSVFTSSLTAPKTKEALRFLKDCNVECRGVLFIDDLKHSASNESLRMSLRNLPAVRGFTYSMNVNGYDLASARNIVISEKALSELAGHLISGTKD
- the rpsH gene encoding 30S ribosomal protein S8, whose translation is MGMTSDTIADLLTRIRNALKAEHLYVDLEHSKMRESIVRILKQNGFVAHYLVKEENRKRTMRIFLQYSNDRRPAIRQLKRVSKPSRRVYVSATKIPYVFGNMGISVLSTSQGVLEGSTARAKNIGGELLCLVW
- the rpsE gene encoding 30S ribosomal protein S5, producing the protein MTLSKNSHKEDQLEEKVLVVNRCSKVVKGGRKFSFSALILVGDGKGRLGYGFAKANELTDAIRKGGEAARKNLISIESLENGSIPHEVLVDQDGAQLLLKPAKPGTGIVAGSRIRLILEMAGVKNIVAKSLGSNNPMNQVKAAFKALQEITSRKDVLKRRAVAHD
- the rplP gene encoding 50S ribosomal protein L16, with the protein product MLMPKRTKFRKQQKGQFAGLSKGATFVDFGEFGMQTLERGWVTSRQIEACRVAINRYLKRKGKVWIRIFPDKSVTKKPAETRMGKGKGAPDHWVAVVRPGRILFEVANVSREDAQDALRRAAAKLGIKTRFVKRVERV
- the rplE gene encoding 50S ribosomal protein L5: MSRLKKLYTEEIRKALQEKFNYDNTMQIPVLKKVVLSMGLAEAAKDKNLFQAHLEELSMISGQKPLVTKARNSIAGFKLREGQGIGAKVTLRGVRMYDFMDRFCNIVSPRIRDFRGFSNKGDGRGCYSLGLEDQQIFPEVNLDRVKRTQGMNITWVTTAQTDVECTTLLELMGLRFKKTQ